A region of Panicum virgatum strain AP13 chromosome 8N, P.virgatum_v5, whole genome shotgun sequence DNA encodes the following proteins:
- the LOC120686663 gene encoding auxin-responsive protein IAA27-like isoform X2, whose product MMNLVSFETPPLGRKERANTTITAKAPPRANESNSSSTCFHSHLDLSLGISLSHGGSSCCDATGCSGIKASCGGRQGGGGDKNLGCMTSGTITTTTNALTAGHDCHVSDSIARGGWAAAFMLSPTGFMHPWSLAARQQKAAAEQKLTPPTTYVPSDARVVPLSSAIGWPPVHTSRRNIVTSMHVTKEGGATVTADELKGSTTTHAGGKINAAAPPTDSTVIATRPPANMFAKVHMDGCTIGRKINLRAHGSYESLSRVLTRMTRNFFCPADCSGSNTGEEDLPNSDKFIFLYEDFEGDRMLVGDVPWELFLASAKRLYIVQNPTSGDKGDGECGGKGKTEEPPINN is encoded by the exons ATGATGAATCTAGTATCATTTGAGACACCGCCTCTTGGAAGGAAAGAGAGAGCTAATACTACCATCACCGCAAAAGCGCCCCCTAGGGCAAACGAATCAAACTCCAGCAGCACTTGCTTCCACAGCCATCTGGACCTCAGCCTTGGCATCTCCTTGTCTCATGGCGGCAGCAGCTGCTGCGACGCAACTGGCTGCAGTGGCATCAAGGCGAGCTGTGGTGGTCGAcagggcggcggtggtgacAAGAACCTCGGTTGCATGACCAGTGgcaccatcaccaccaccacaaatGCCCTTACCGCAGGGCATGATTGCCATGTAAGTGATTCGATAGCACGAGGTGGTTGGGCAGCGGCGTTCATGCTGAGCCCGACCGGCTTCATGCACCCATGGAGCCTTGCAGCACGGCAGCAGAAGGCAGCCGCCGAGCAGAAGCTGACGCCGCCGACCACGTATGTGCCAAG TGATGCTCGTGTTGTTCCACTGTCGTCGGCCATCGGCTGGCCGCCAGTGCACACCTCCCGGCGCAACATCGTCACCTCTATGCACGTAACAAAGGAAGGCGGCGCCACCGTCACAGCAGACGAGCTGAAGGGCAGTACGACGACACACGCCGGTGGTAAGATAaatgcggcggcgccgccgacagACAGCACAGTCATAGCGACACGGCCGCCGGCGAACATGTTCGCCAAGGTTCACATGGATGGATGTACAATAGGCAGGAAGATCAACCTGAGGGCCCACGGCAGCTACGAGTCCTTATCTCGGGTGCTCACCAGGATGACGAGGAATTTCTTTTGTC CAGCAGACTGTTCAGGGTCTAATACGGGAGAAGAAGATCTTCCCAATAGTGACAAATTCATATTTCTTTATGAAGATTTTGAGGGTGATCGAATGCTGGTTGGTGATGTTCCATGGGA GTTATTCCTAGCTTCTGCTAAAAGATTGTACATTGTCCAAAACCCAACATCAGGAGACAAAG GTGATGGTGAATGTGGAGGAAAAGGTAAAACTGAAGAACCACCAATAAATAACTGA
- the LOC120686663 gene encoding auxin-responsive protein IAA27-like isoform X1: MMNLVSFETPPLGRKERANTTITAKAPPRANESNSSSTCFHSHLDLSLGISLSHGGSSCCDATGCSGIKASCGGRQGGGGDKNLGCMTSGTITTTTNALTAGHDCHVSDSIARGGWAAAFMLSPTGFMHPWSLAARQQKAAAEQKLTPPTTYVPSSDARVVPLSSAIGWPPVHTSRRNIVTSMHVTKEGGATVTADELKGSTTTHAGGKINAAAPPTDSTVIATRPPANMFAKVHMDGCTIGRKINLRAHGSYESLSRVLTRMTRNFFCPADCSGSNTGEEDLPNSDKFIFLYEDFEGDRMLVGDVPWELFLASAKRLYIVQNPTSGDKGDGECGGKGKTEEPPINN; the protein is encoded by the exons ATGATGAATCTAGTATCATTTGAGACACCGCCTCTTGGAAGGAAAGAGAGAGCTAATACTACCATCACCGCAAAAGCGCCCCCTAGGGCAAACGAATCAAACTCCAGCAGCACTTGCTTCCACAGCCATCTGGACCTCAGCCTTGGCATCTCCTTGTCTCATGGCGGCAGCAGCTGCTGCGACGCAACTGGCTGCAGTGGCATCAAGGCGAGCTGTGGTGGTCGAcagggcggcggtggtgacAAGAACCTCGGTTGCATGACCAGTGgcaccatcaccaccaccacaaatGCCCTTACCGCAGGGCATGATTGCCATGTAAGTGATTCGATAGCACGAGGTGGTTGGGCAGCGGCGTTCATGCTGAGCCCGACCGGCTTCATGCACCCATGGAGCCTTGCAGCACGGCAGCAGAAGGCAGCCGCCGAGCAGAAGCTGACGCCGCCGACCACGTATGTGCCAAG CAGTGATGCTCGTGTTGTTCCACTGTCGTCGGCCATCGGCTGGCCGCCAGTGCACACCTCCCGGCGCAACATCGTCACCTCTATGCACGTAACAAAGGAAGGCGGCGCCACCGTCACAGCAGACGAGCTGAAGGGCAGTACGACGACACACGCCGGTGGTAAGATAaatgcggcggcgccgccgacagACAGCACAGTCATAGCGACACGGCCGCCGGCGAACATGTTCGCCAAGGTTCACATGGATGGATGTACAATAGGCAGGAAGATCAACCTGAGGGCCCACGGCAGCTACGAGTCCTTATCTCGGGTGCTCACCAGGATGACGAGGAATTTCTTTTGTC CAGCAGACTGTTCAGGGTCTAATACGGGAGAAGAAGATCTTCCCAATAGTGACAAATTCATATTTCTTTATGAAGATTTTGAGGGTGATCGAATGCTGGTTGGTGATGTTCCATGGGA GTTATTCCTAGCTTCTGCTAAAAGATTGTACATTGTCCAAAACCCAACATCAGGAGACAAAG GTGATGGTGAATGTGGAGGAAAAGGTAAAACTGAAGAACCACCAATAAATAACTGA